One genomic region from Sparus aurata chromosome 15, fSpaAur1.1, whole genome shotgun sequence encodes:
- the prom2 gene encoding prominin-2, whose protein sequence is MALCESVRGGWRWRGSGGAFGAVVGVMLLGLSLAQSVPRQAACPAAVAPLSLTQPEYQGTEEDTSVGFMSALVQSFLHTVQPKPFPKDLILNVVQDVDQKQQIDQELLKEVLIYQVGFLVCVAIGVLYIVLMPLVGFFLACCRCCGNCGGKMYQKQTSSTDCRRRTLYWGAFITTVIIFAGNICMFRSNEAFRQSVDGGVVELDKTIENVQEFLTTVPQQVNYVVNESYKTVQEVSRNLDAIGPQLGAEIQKRFRGTLDPALNSVRLLDRETVNTDKELKKLNSSLVQLQSSVDRLQANVTVVKNRINQTLSEPNCNGCANMYDQLHELTLDTSISIPSLSELQSAVDDVIKTDLQSKIKEVEDFFDSIPQRVTNDTKDVVENSQQRLDEIKTQVSQVTNDIPLSALTNVSKTLEQVQKDISKFTPEIERAEHIRWGVCVVLCCVVLLVVVCYLLGLVLGPAGLSPRKDPAKRSCTADCGGIFLMMGAGFSFLFSWLFMIAVVLLFLLGGSVYDLLCQPWNNGQLLEFIDTPDLIPGLEIGPALGLKSNINISDIYRDCEQNQPLWTTLHLYEVINLDDLLNVSKYTDEIQMYFDNTDITLATITLLSPDVKKQLSSFSASAKDFDSAAVTQQINNVSSINLNTTADRLDRLADVQNNDAIKLALRSEAMDLRKIQSDIETIITPQLESINSTVQDLQPVFHNANGTVGEVLGNVEAAQDFLNTNTTQIVETESRKFVDCQLGYFIVYADWANLTITQQVGRCGPVAGAVDSVEIIVCSHLVESLNAFWFSLGWCIIFFIPGIIFSIKLAKYYRRMKYSDVYDDHIIMNHIPRAQMKFT, encoded by the exons ATGGCgttgtgtgagagtgtgagaggtgggtggaggtggCGGGGCAGCGGCGGAGCGTTCGGGGCCGTTGTTGGAGTGATGCTCCTGGGGCTGAGCCTGGCCCAGTCCGTCCCTCGACAAGCTGCCTGTCCGGCAGCCGTCGCACCGCTGAGCCTCACCCAGCCCGAGTACCAGGGCACAGAGGAGGACACCAGCGTGGGTTTCATGTCAGCCCTGGTCCAGTCCTTCCTGCACACAGTCCAACCTAAGCCCTTCCCTAAAG ATCTGATCCTGAACGTGGTCCAGGATGTTGACCAGAAGCAGCAAATAGATCAAGAACTCCTTAAAGAA GTCCTGATCTACCAAGTGGGTTTCCTGGTGTGTGTGGCCATCGGCGTCCTGTACATTGTCCTGATGCCCCTGGTTGGTTTCTTCCTGGCGTGCTGCCGCTGCTGTGGCAACTGTGGCGGGAAGATGTACCAGAAGCAGACGTCCTCCACTGACTGCCGCAGAAGAACCCTGTACTGGGGTGCATTCATCACCACAGTCATTatctt cgCCGGGAACATATGCATGTTCAGAAGCAACGAAGCGTTCAGGCAGAGTGTGGACGGAGGCGTGGTGGAGCTCGACAAAACCATAGAGAACGTCCAAGAGTTCCTCACCACTGTGCCTCAG caAGTCAACTATGTGGTGAATGAGAGCTATAAAACCGTGCAGGAGGTTAGCAGAAACCTAGATG CCATCGGGCCTCAGCTGGGAGCAGAGATCCAGAAGAGATTCAGAGGAACTCTAGACCCGGCGCTGAACTCAGTCAGACTCCTGGACCGAG AAACTGTGAACACAGATAAGGAACTGAAGAAGCTGAACTCATCCCTGGTCCAGCTGCAGTCCAGCGTGGACCGCCTCCAGGCAAATGTCACCGTCGTTAAAAATCGCATCAATCAGACTTTATCCGAGCCAAACTGCAACGGCTGTGCCAACATGTATGATCAGCTCCACGAGCTGACACTGGACACCTCCATCTCC ATTCCCAGCTTGAGCGAGCTCCAGTCGGCCGTGGATGACGTCATCAAAACAGACCTCCAGTCCAAAATCAAGGAG GTGGAGGACTTTTTCGACAGCATCCCCCAGAGGGTGACCAATGACACCAAGGATGTTGTTGAAA ACAGCCAGCAGAGATTGGATGAAATAAAAACGCAGGTCTCCCAGGTCACCAATGACATCCCCTTGTCTGCTCTGACCAACGTGTCGAAGACTCTGGAGCAGGTCCAGAAAGATATCAGCAAGTTCACACCAGAGATCGAGAGAGCCGAGCACATCAG gtggggagtgtgtgtggtcctgtGCTGCGTGGTCCTCCTGGTGGTGGTGTGTTACCTCCTGGGTCTGGTCCTGGGCCCTGCGGGTCTGTCACCCAGAAAGGACCCCGCAAAGCGCTCCTGCACGGCGGACTGTGGAGGCATCTTCCTCATGAT GGGTGCAGGCTTCAGCTTCCTCTTCTCCTGGCTGTTCATGATCGCGGTGGTGCTGCTGTTCCTGCTGGGAGGCTCAGTTTACGATCTGCTCTGTCAGCCCTGGAACAATGGACAGCTGCTGGAG TTTATTGATACTCCAGATTTGATTCCAGGGTTGGAGATAGGTCCAGCTTTGGGGCTGAAAAGCAACATCAATATCTCTGATATCTACAG AGACTGTGAGCAAAACCAGCCTCTGTGGACCACGCTCCACTTGTACGAGGTCATAAACCTCGACGATCTGCTCAATGTGTCTAAA TACACGGATGAGATCCAGATGTACTTCGATAACACAGACATCACTCTGGCCACCATCACTCTCCTGAGCCCTGACGTCAAAAAACAACTCAGCAGCTTCTCCGCCTCCGCTAAGGACTTCGACTCCGCTGCTGTCACACAGCAG ATTAACAACGTTTCCAGCATCAACCTgaacacaacagcagacaggCTTGACAGGCTCGCTGACGTTCAG AACAACGATGCTATTAAATTGGCTCTCAGATCCGAGGCCATGGACCTGAGGAAGATCCAGTCAGACATAGAAACAATTATCACCCCACAACTG GAAAGCATCAACTCGACCGTCCAGGACCTTCAGCCCGTTTTCCATAATGCCAAC GGAACGGTGGGGGAGGTGCTGGGCAACGTGGAGGCAGCACAAGACTTCCTCAACACAAATACGACACAGATCGTGGAGACC GAGAGTAGAAAGTTTGTGGACTGTCAGTTGGGTTACTTCATTGTTTATGCGGACTGGGCCAACCTCACG ATCACGCAGCAGGTGGGCCGCTGTGGGCCGGTGGCGGGAGCTGTGGACTCTGTTGAGATTATCGTCTGCTCACACCTGGTGGAGTCTCTG AATGCATTCTGGTTCAGTCTGGGCTGGTGCATCATCTTCTTCATCCCCGGGATCATCTTCTCTATCAAACTAGCCAAGTACTACAGGAGAATGAAGTACTCTGATGTCTATGA CGACCACATAATCATGAACCACATCCCACGGGCCCAGATGAAATTCACCTGA